The genomic stretch gccagtttctgtaacaccttgtggtcatcttatgtttgcataaacggtttctggtttaattggtgtaagcgattgcggttatcttatcttgcataaactgtgtccgttaactgtgtgcataagcaatttcatatcttttgttgtctaacctttatattgggtttaacatatatatacctaacatatatcttaataaacaataccttattctttagtttttcacagtgactaacatataattggttaagcacaggtgtgagaacttgacctccaatgcttgccaacagtccacagttctcataactcagtgaattccagcttcttatcttgcttgcttgagcttcctcgggcctcccacggccttgctgtatccctcagagttattcagagctcatgtaccaaatatccgttctcctgtgagaacactgtctccacgGGGTGGGCGGGGCCAGGCCCCACAGCCACCCCATGGTGCCCTGGGACAGACATGGGCACCCCATGGCTGTGATACGaagatagactccacaactagttaaagttgtaaagtaggtatgcttttattcagcgctgaggtgcatggggatagctcctgcaaagcatgcacccctcagggttgttgtccctttacacttattctcttaaggtatacatagacatgaggttgctcaatccgcctatacatatttattatctatccccgcttcgtattataatgagccggaaggtcctttgcacttgcgcagtgccccttctgatcatgggcaggggtctcaggatgaagtaaatgagtcttcctcctgtgggcaggggtcttccagatgaagtaaatgagtcttcctcttcttaaccttttcaccttttaatcttcagacatggacttagggttagttggcgcccagtctgcttctcctgccgcttatcagtaggaacaaacatctgtgtttttgtcatggtcttaaggcttgatcgcccagtctgcttctccccggcttatcagcaggacatttcatctgcttttgtcagcagaactagcatctgcttcttcccctccagcagtaatcaatgccttggcaaggtggcaatggcaggtacttaggacagacaatacttttgtttaagcaaaggaattcctttaactcccttgtacaatttctctgtattacccccctgtacattggttacccgtgtatcagcTGCTTGGGGACCAGGGTGACTCTTGACTTCTGCTGGACCCTCTGTCCATGGGGCCCTGAGGGATGAGacgggatgggggggggttggtgcCAGACCCCAACTGCTCCTTGGGAACTGGGTGAGCCCCGGGGTGAGGGAGACTGGGATCCCGTTAATgacccacagcagctcctgctgtccCTACACTGATCCCACCTGCAGTGTCCatgcctggagcacagggatgggtgcaggcagggcaggagtACCATACCCCACTGCCTACACCCGTGTGGCATGGGTCCGTGTTACCAGCTGAGCTAGAGCCACGGCTGCACCAGGACAGACCTGAGCTAACCTCCCGCGGGCTGGGCAAGGTGGCGGGAGCTGGGTGAAACCCCCCTTCCACACACATGCACTACTGGAATAACACTGCTGAGTCTGGGGGCCAACACCCAGTTCCCCCACCGGGTTTCCTGTAGCAATAATGTGCCTCTGTGCAACCCATCACTCGTGTCCCTGTTTGGCGCAGTGGGACTGGGACTCCAGTGTCTTGTCCGACCCCCCAGCTTTGCCAAATGGGCCGCGACATCGCGGTGTCCCGCACTACCGTCGGCGGGGGCCAAAGCAGCGCTGCACCTGTACCAGCCGGActcccttttctctcccctcaCCGGGCCTGCTCCTTGGCCTCCCGGAGCTCCCGGGCCCGAGGAGAGCCCTGTGTCCCTCCCCAGCGGCGACAGAGACGGGCAGAGGCGCGGCAGTGGCGGGTCGCTCGGTTTTACTGGAACACAGCACTGCTACATGAGAACCGGGCAGGCACCGGCCATGCTAGGCTGCGGGCAGCTCCGGGGATGGGGTGAGGTGTGCGGGCTCTGGTCCACCGGCTCCCCCAGCAGAGCTGCGGGTCGCCTCTCACCGTGGCTGACCCGCGGTGCCAGTTCCCAGGCCAGGTTCCAGCGGTGCCGGAAGGAAGTGGCCGGTACCGTTCCTAGGGATCCCGCGGCCGGTCAGTGGGCAGAAAGGCATCTGAAGGTCCCTGCGGCAGCTCCTGGTCACTGAGATGCTTCTTCTCCCGGCTCTGCTCCCGCGCCCGGGTCCAGGAGGGCGAGCGCAGGTACCCGGCCCGCGGCACCGCCTGCGGTTGCAACCCTGAGGGACAGACAGGTCGGTCAGGGTCGGCGGACTGCGGGGGTCAGGACCGGGACCAGTTCCTCGCTCACCGCCGGGCGCTTCCCTGGCCGTGTTCTCCTCGTCGGAGTCGGCGAAGACCTCGGCCAGCTCCTGGTCCGACATGTCGGTCAGCTCAGTCAGGTCCAGCAGGTCGAAGTGCACCTCCAACGAGGAGACGCTGCTCAGCGGCTCTGCGGGCGGCGGCCGCGCTCCGGGACCCGCCTGCTGCTCAGCCCGGCGCCACGgagaggggcgggggggggcacccaaAGGGGTAGGGGGGGCTGATGCTCGGGGAAGATAAGGGGGTCGGTGGGGGAAGATGACCGACTGGGACAGGCAAGGGaccccaggagctggcaggagaTACTAAAAGCAGGCAGAGGATCCCAGAGGCTGGCAAGGGACCTCAGAGACAGGCACCGGCTGGCAAGGCACCTCAGGGGCTGGTGGGAGACCCTGGGGGCAGTCAGAGGAaggcaggggacaggcagggctgTACTCACGTCTGCACTCGGTGACCTGCAGCAGGCCGGGGATGGGTATGCCACCTTGCTCCTCAacaggggctccggggggctGCTGGGTTGGCCCATGGGTGGGGGTCCCCACTGGGTGCGCCAGGACCAGCATCTCCTTGCCGAGCTCTGCAATACCAGCACATGCCATGTTGGTgacagcagctccatcccagggCCCCACCAGCTCCTGTAGGCAGTCTAGCTGAGGGGGCAGCAAGACCTGTGGTAGGGCCTGGTAGGATTGGCAGAACTGCCTAGAGCCTTGTGCTGGAAGCTGaagccccacagcccctgccCCGTGCAGCCCCTTTGTGTCGGACAGACAAAAGCATGGCCTGTGCTGGAGCCCATGCAAAGGGCAGCTTTGTCTGCCAGTGGTGGTGGCACTCTGAGGGACACCAATGGTCTCAGGATACCTCATGTGTCCACTGGAGCAACACCCAGTCCCCCAGCCCACCTGaggtcagtgctggagcaggaccCAGCTGTGCCCTGGCACCATGTGCCACCGGGCCCTACCATTGCTGCACTGCCAGGTGAGAAAGCACAGGGACAGACTCACTGTGGGCTAGGTACCTCCTTGTCCCCCCAGGATGGAGACAGCGGGGCAGGGGATAGAAATGCCCCCAACCCAAAGGacctgggatggggaaggggataTTATGGGGGTGTTTGGATTCTGTTCCTGGCAGACAGAGCTGCGGGATGCTTGCACCTTGACACTGGCTCTGTAGCATCCTGACCCCATGAGGTGGCACCTGAGACGAGGCACAAAAGCATAAAATGTTATCAGTTCTAAGTAAGGTCAAGTTGGATGGCtttctaatggaaaataactgaggcgcttgaaggtagttgacatagttttaggTCCTTAAgaccttagtacaaaaagtgtaagaaaaacaggatagaaaaacaggacctaGGGATGGGaagtatctgggactagcagatgtccaggatgggctgcaactaaactaactgataagtcaaaggacaggatgattgctatgtttGTGTTGTTAATGAACCCATTAAGCTGGTGTAAATATCTACTGGGGAGTATCAggactagcagatgtccaggatgggtacagttaaactaactgataagtagaacATGATGATTGCTatatctgtaatgttaattaagctggtgcTTGGAAgactgccagaagtgatgaagattgttggaagaagtaaatgaccctcagagaccaccaccacatttttgtatgcatgtgggaaactttctggaaaatgatgtaattcaTGTGTAACCtcataaatatgtatgtatgcccagtggccatataaggatggcctcTGTAGCAATACAGTGATACATCTTAGGATtagctatcccccgtgtctcccgcAGCCACagtaaagaatacctgcttgtgaACTTTAAATGTTGTTGGTGAGTTTgctcctggagttttctccaaatcaatttggcaccccagatgggaccttCTCTGCTCGGCTACAGGACtcgctgaggacagggctccctagggcccttgGGAGTTTTTCCCAGAGGGACccccctcgactcattcggatcactgggagcagacaaggaccatcttcagaaaaggtattattttctttcatatagcCTGTAAGATGCAGGGGGCATCTCGGTTTGGTAACTTGGTTTGGTAAATGTATGtatggtttggaagccttctgtAAATTGAGATAGGAAATCTTGTGGGTAAAGGTGTATACATGGCTGCTAGCATCcatttggtatacacccacaacAAACggggcatcttgtggtttgggtcctacAAGATGCAGGGGGAGTCATGcggaaatggttttggatcgTGTTCATATTCGACTTACTTTGTGGCTTGTTATAGTGATAATTTTGGTCTTGGTGACAGGCTGTTATAAATGTTATTAATTGttgtttgtttgatagaattttattttctgtttctgtctcaagtgttgtaactgtgtggatcccactgtctgtgggatcctgtgtgtgtgtgtgaatgtgagattgataatgggaaatcagcagagtggagagatcttgaaaaagagtcctttaggccacattttggcacattggaaagaacagGGAGGGTTTCCTGGGGGCTTGGTAAATGAGAAAACGTTGATAAAATAGTAACCagtggtggcctttgtatactttggaagatcaggaaaaatggtctaCAAATGAAACTTTGAAATGATACATTGtcacaattaatgttgtttttgaggtggcaaggaaaatgggatgaagtaatgtatgcagatatgtttttcactttcagaaacCACCTGGAGTGGTAGACTGAATGTGAAATTAATATAGCTCCatcagatcccttaattttggctttggaaaaggacagggaaaaactgaaagctaaGATTGAGAGATGTTATTCAAATTGTGATgttggggaaagatgtttaaagttaaagaaaaccaagggggaaaggaggggagctcgggcagctcctgtgtttgagcatgggatgagtgctggggaggcagaggTGGAGGGATGTTGGGTGGAGGTGGGGGAGTGGGTTCTTGTCCTGTGGGACCAAATCAGTGTGCGTGTTGTGGGGAGTTTGGATGTTGGAAATGAGACTCCCCTGGGGAgagtgccatggggtggctcCGGTCACTGAACTGGAACTAGAATGACAGGgcctggggaatctaccctagcagatccactggttaaatcAAAACTAGGGACTAgaagaaataaagtggaattttactGGATACAGGAGCAACTTGTTGGGTGTTAAATCAGAGGgaaatttgttacagatgtgggagctactgcccaccaagaaaaaaaaaagggcaagaaaaagaaaagcagcattctttctgaaacccttaaagtacaaatttggaaagcaaataggaatgcataaattcttatgcatgctaaattctccaaaatctttattagggcaataagcaacatttaaagaaggcaaaatggaatttagagttaaaaacaatcagttaattgcagttttgagtttatcaaCAGAGTtattcagcagaaaagcaaacaggaggacctccctgaaatagaagaaatccttaatcaggtatatctgggagtatgggcatctgaagttccaggtaaggcgaaaaatgctttgcctgttaaagtggaaataaaaagggggcctgcccaattagaataaaaaaatatccccTAAAGTTGCAGGAAAAGGGAACTAAAAAatattgataaattttaaaatatagattattaattaaatgtgaattggaatataatactcctatctggacagtaaagaaataaagttgcagactgattcaagatctcagagcaatcaacaaaattgcagaggatATTCATCCAATATTAGCAAATCCATATAccttattgactaaattgaataataatcagaaatggtttgctgtcttggatttaaaggacactttcttttgcttaccattggccaaagaaagccagaatttatttgcttttgaaggggaaaatcctgatacaggaaaaaaaactcaattaacttggatgGTATTACCTCAAGGGTTTAAAAACAGTCCAATGACTTTTACAAATTATTTAGCACTGGAACTAAAATAATGGAAACCACCCACTCAGAcagggactctgttacaatatgtggatgacctattaattgccacagaaacaaaggaaaaatgtgtcCAGTGAATGGTGGGATTactgaattttctgggactgaatggttatcgGGTGTCCAGACGAGGCCCAAATAATtcaaaccctagtttcctacctaggatatgaaataacaggaggacagagagaacttggaacCACTAGAAAAGAAGCAGTTTGTCAAACTCCATGACCGTTGACCATCAAGGAGCTCCGGACGTTCCTGGGAATAactggatgatgcagacttTGGATGCATGATTATcatgttctggtaagaccagtacatgaactgttgaagggaaaccctccctctttagaatggactaattcagcagagagggcttttagaaatttaaaaacagctaatgagagctgtagctctgtgacttctggatgtgACTAAATTgttttggctatattcctgtgaagaacagggaatagctttgggggttcCTTGCTCGAAAACTAGGACCCTGCAGAAGGGCAGTGGTGTATTTTTCataacagctggatgaagcaagcaaaggaaagcccagatgcccaagggctgtggcagcagttgtcatgaacattgaagaggcttgcaaatttaccttgggacaaaagattactgtactagtgtcccatgttgtatcagcagttctggaagcccactggttatctcctttatgttttttaaaatacgAGGCCCCCCTTATGCAACACAatgatatagaaattgtggtcagtaatgttgtcaatccagcatcctttttgcaggaacaaCCAGCAGAACTATTAACACAAGACTGCGTGGCCActatagagactgtatattcaAGCCAACCAGATCTGAAAGAAACCTctggaacatgctgaacaagagccctggaattggctaaggacaaaaggataaatatttggactgattctaaatacaCATTTGGTGTGGTCCATGCACATGGTGCCGTCTGGAAAGGACGAGGACTCTTGAACACACAAGGGAAAGAgattaaacatgctacagaaattctacgactactggaagctgttcagctacctgaggAAGTAGCTATAATGTATTGTTGAGGgcatcaacaaggtgactcttatcaggaaactggaaataatttggctgaTTTTGAAGCTAAACAAGTGACCAAACAATCTAAAATTATGTCCTTAATACCTGTCGGCAAACTAgaaattgagaaatctaaacccaGATATTTAGAGGGGGATcgaaaattgattgaagatctcaaaggacacGAAAAcaaagaggattgggttcagatacctgatgggtgaATTGTAATTCCCTGTAGCCAACTCTGGTGGCTAGTTCAAGAGGAACATAATAAAACccattggggtagcaactctttgtataaatatttggacaaacaaattgtaggaaggaatGTATACACCACAGatcaatcagtgacaaaacaatgtcagcaatgtcttaagaataatcctaaacctgaaaatagaaatcaaattgggacaattgaGAGAGGAAGCTATCtgggacagcactggcaaatagatttctctgaattaccaagaaaaggaGGTTATCGATATTTGCTggtgttaacagatactttttcaggctggccagaagcattcccttgtaggataaataatgcaaaccaaatgattaaaacattattgaATGAGATAATAACTCGCTTCAGAGTACCAGcggcaatttcttccgaccgaggcTCACACTTTAGCACAAAATTGTTGcaagaaattagaaaaaattagaaattgatAGGCaactacatgttccatacaggcctcaggccagtgggcatgtagaaaagatgaaccatctgatcaaacaacagatTAGTAAAATATGCCAAGAAACAAATTTATATtagactttgggctcttcaggagcctgcttagcaaggttccatgggatatagccctagagggcaagggggcccaagactcttggttaatattcaaggatcacctgctacaagctcaggagtgttgcatcccgactagaaggaagtgcagcaggagggccaggagacctccttggatggataaggagctgctgagaaaaattcacaggaaaaaagaggcttataaaaggtggaagcaaggacaggtggcctgggatgaatacagggatgttgtccgggaagttagggaccaagttaggaaagctaaggcccaattggagctaaacttggcaagggatgttaaagacaacaggaagggcttttataggtatgtagtggctaaaaaacagactaaggacaatatgggccccctccggaaactttcaggagaactggctacacaggacttgaagaaggctgaggttctgaatggcttctttgccacggtcttcactggcaaaggctctgaccgcagcacccaagtcttggaaggcggacgcagggactgtgaaaacctcgaccttgggcccactgtacatgaggatctggttcgagaccatcttaagaacctgaatgtacacaagtccatgggccctgatgaaatccatccatgggtcctgaaggagctggcaaatgaagttgcaaagccactggccatcatatttgaaaaatcatggcagacaggagaagttcctgacaactggaaaaagggaaatataacccccattttcaagaaggggaaaatggatgacccggggaattacagaccagtcagtctcacctctgtgcctggcaaaatctgggagcagattctcttggaaggcatgctagggcacatgaaaaagagaaatgtgcttggtgacagccagcatggctttactaggggaaaatcctgcctgaccaatttggtggccttctatgactgGGCTACAAAATtcatgggcaggggtggagcatgtgacatcatctacctggacttgtgcaaagcgttcgacactgtctcacatgacatccttgtctctaaattggagtgtcatcaatttgataggtggaccactcagtggataaagaactggctggatggtcacattcaaagagttgtggtcaacggttctatgtctggctggagatcagtaacgagtggtgtccctcagggatcggtgttgggaccagtcttgtttaatatttttgtcgctgacatggacaatggaattgagtgcaccctcagcaagtttgccgatgacaccaagctgtgtggttcagttgatacgctagagggaaggaatgccattcagagggaccttgacacgcttgtgaggtgggctgatgccaacctcatgaagtttaaccatgccaagtgcaaggtcctacacctgggtgggagcaatcccaggcacagctacaggttgggcaaagaggaatttcatggtagtcctgtagagaaggacttgggggtgttagtcaaagagaaaatgaacatgagccagcagcgtgcactcacagcccagaaagccaaccatatcctgggctgcatcaagaggagcatgaccagcaggttgaaggaggtgatcctgcccctctactctgctctcatgagacctcacttggagtattgtgttcagttctggtgtcctcaacataaaaaggacatgatactgttagaacaaacccagaggagggccacgaggatgatcaggggactggagcacctcccatatgaagacaggctgagaaagttggggctgttcagcctggagaagagaagactgcgtggagacctcttagcagccttccattatctgaagggggcctacagggatgctggggagggactactcattagggactgtagtgataggacaaggggtaacaggttgaaacttaaacagcagaggtttagattggatctaaggaagaaattctttactgttagggtagtgaggtactggaatgggttgcccagggaggttgtgaatgctccatccctgacagtgttcaaggccaggttggatgaagctttgggtgatatggtttagtgtgaggtgtccctgcccatggcaggggggttggaactagatgatcttgaggtcctttccaatcctaactattctatgattagtaCCAGGCTTTATCACTGGCCCTCTTAAGAGTTCAAACCAAACCTTGGTCAAAAGAAGAGGTGAGCCCATTTGAGATTTTATATGGGAGaccatatcagtcccagtttaaaggagaaagttttCAGG from Melopsittacus undulatus isolate bMelUnd1 chromosome W unlocalized genomic scaffold, bMelUnd1.mat.Z SUPER_W_unloc_4, whole genome shotgun sequence encodes the following:
- the LOC117438281 gene encoding dysbindin domain-containing protein 1-like; the protein is MAAPGVTGTAELGKEMLVLAHPVGTPTHGPTQQPPGAPVEEQGGIPIPGLLQVTECRQPLSSVSSLEVHFDLLDLTELTDMSDQELAEVFADSDEENTAREAPGGLQPQAVPRAGYLRSPSWTRAREQSREKKHLSDQELPQGPSDAFLPTDRPRDP